The following coding sequences are from one Sciurus carolinensis chromosome 11, mSciCar1.2, whole genome shotgun sequence window:
- the Nlrp6 gene encoding NACHT, LRR and PYD domains-containing protein 6 isoform X2 — translation MEEAGAFCSSLEPRAAAARELLLAALEDLSQEQLKRFRHKLRDARVDGRSIPWGRLERADAMDLAEQLTHFYGPEPALDVARKTLKRADVRDVAARLKAQRLQRLGPSSSALLSVSEYKKRYREHVLRQHAKVKERNARSVKINKRFTKLLIASETAALEEEALGPAEEPEPERARRSDTHTFNRLFRRDEEGRRPLTVVLQGPAGIGKTMAAKKILYDWAVGKLYQGQVDFAFFMPCRELLERSGTRSLADLILDQCPDRGAPVRQILAQPQRLLFILDGADELPAPVTPEAAPCTDPFEAASGARVLGGLLSKALLPSARLLVTTRAAASGRLRGGLCSPQCAEVRGFSDKDKKKYFYKFFQDEWRAERAYRFVKENETLYGLCFVPFVCWIVCTVLRQQLELGQDLSRTSKTTTSVYLLFIASVLSSAGADGPWVQRELRKLCLLAREGVLQRKAQFTEKDLERLELRGSKVQTLFLSKKELPGVLETEVIYQFIDQSFQEFFAALSYMLEEGAPGAPTGSVQSLLRTDTELSGHLVLTTRFLFGLLSAERMRDIEHYFGCVVSEHVKEDVLRWVQGQGCPKTAPERMEGGKGSEDAEETEEEEAEEPYMPLELLYCLYETQEDAFVRRALHSLPELALERVRLSRMDLEVLSYCVRCCPAGQALRLVSIGLVAAQEKKKKKSLVKRLQGSRASTKQLLGSPLRPLCEAMTGKQCGLSSLTLSHCKLPDTVCQDLSEALRVAPALTELGLLHNRLSEVGLRMLIEGLAWPQCRVQTLSLASVELSEQAKQELQAVKTAKPDLVILHPELDSAPKPPRGFNSVL, via the exons ATGGAGGAGGCAGGGGCCTTCTGCTCCAG CTTGGAGCCCCGTGCTGCAGCTGCCCGTGAGCTACTCCTGGCCGCGCTGGAGGACCTGAGCCAGGAGCAGCTGAAGCGCTTCCGCCACAAGCTGCGGGACGCGCGGGTGGACGGGCGCAGCATCCCTTGGGGGAGGCTGGAGCGCGCCGACGCCATGGACCTAGCGGAGCAGCTGACCCATTTTTATGGGCCAGAGCCAGCGCTGGACGTGGCTCGCAAGACTCTGAAGAGAGCCGACGTGCGTGACGTGGCCGCACGGCTCAAGGCGCAGCGGCTGCAGC GACTCGGTCCCAGCTCTTCAGCGCTGCTCTCTGTGTCCG AGTACAAGAAGAGGTACCGCGAGCACGTGTTGAGGCAACATGCCAAAGTGAAGGAGAGGAATGCCCGCTCGGTGAAAATCAACAAGCGCTTCACGAAGCTGCTCATCGCGTCCGAGACCGCCGCCCTGGAGGAGGAGGCGCTGGGGCCTGCGGAGGAGCCGGAGCCAGAGCGCGCACGGCGCTCAGACACACACACGTTCAACCGACTGTTCCGGCGCGACGAGGAAGGCCGGCGGCCGCTGACCGTAGTACTGCAGGGTCCGGCAGGCATTGGCAAGACCATGGCAGCCAAGAAAATCCTGTATGACTGGGCGGTAGGCAAGTTGTACCAAGGCCAAGTGGACTTTGCCTTCTTCATGCCATGCCGCGAGCTGCTGGAGCGGTCGGGCACACGCAGCTTGGCTGACCTGATCCTAGACCAGTGCCCCGACCGCGGTGCACCCGTGAGACAAATTCTTGCGCAGCCTCAGCGGCTGCTCTTCATCCTTGACGGCGCAGACGAGCTGCCGGCACCGGTGACCCCGGAGGCTGCACCCTGCACAGACCCCTTTGAGGCCGCTAGCGGCGCGCGGGTGCTGGGCGGGCTGCTGAGCAAAGCGCTGCTGCCCTCTGCCCGCCTGCTGGTGACCACGCGCGCTGCCGCCTCTGGGAGGCTGCGGGGCGGTCTGTGTTCACCACAGTGCGCAGAGGTGCGAGGTTTCTCCGACAAGGACAAGAAGAAGTACTTCTACAAGTTCTTCCAGGACGAGTGGAGGGCGGAGCGCGCCTATCGCTTCGTGAAAGAGAATGAGACGCTGTATGGCTTGTGTTTTGTGCCCTTCGTGTGTTGGATCGTGTGCACCGTGCTGCGCCAGCAGCTCGAGCTGGGTCAGGACCTGTCGCGCACCTCCAAGACCACCACTTCTGTGTACCTTCTTTTCATCGCCAGCGTGCTGAGCTCCGCTGGTGCCGACGGTCCTTGGGTGCAGAGAGAGCTGCGCAAGCTGTGCCTTCTGGCCCGTGAGGGCGTCCTCCAGCGTAAAGCGCAGTTTACTGAAAAGGACCTAGAGAGACTGGAGCTTCGGGGTTCCAAAGTGCAGACACTATTTCTCAGCAAGAAGGAGTTGCCAGGCGTGCTGGAGACTGAGGTCATCTACCAATTCATTGACCAGAGTTTCCAGGAGTTCTTTGCCGCACTGTCCTATATGCTTGAGGAGGGAGCTCCCGGTGCACCAACAGGTAGCGTCCAGTCCCTCCTGCGCACAGACACAGAGCTAAGTGGACACCTGGTGCTCACCACCCGCTTCCTCTTTGGGCTGCTGAGCGCAGAGCGGATGCGGGACATCGAGCATTACTTTGGCTGTGTGGTCTCAGAGCATGTGAAGGAGGATGTCCTGAGGTGGGTGCAGGGACAGGGCTGCCCCAAGACTGCACCAGAGAGGATGGAGGGGGGCAAAGGAtcagaggatgcagaggaaacagaggaggaggaggcagaggagccctACATGCCCCTGGAGCTGTTGTACTGCCTGTATGAGACACAGGAGGATGCTTTTGTGCGCCGGGCCCTTCACAGTCTCCCAGAGCTGGCCCTGGAGCGAGTGCGCCTGAGTCGAATGGACCTGGAGGTTCTGAGCTACTGTGTGCGATGCTGCCCAGCTGGACAGGCATTGCGACTGGTCAGCATTGGACTGGTGGCTgcacaagagaagaaaaagaagaaaagcctgGTGAAGCGGCTGCAGGG TTCTCGAGCCTCCACGAAACAACTCCTGGGCTCCCCACTGCGTCCACTTTGTGAGGCCATGACTGGCAAACAGTGTGGCCTAAGCAGCCTGAC GTTGTCCCACTGCAAACTCCCCGATACCGTCTGCCAAGACCTCTCTGAGGCCCTGAGGGTCGCCCCAGCCCTGACAGAGCTGGGCCTCCTGCACAACAGGCTCAGCGAGGTGGGCCTGCGTATGCTGATCGAAGGCCTGGCCTGGCCCCAGTGCCGCGTGCAGACACTCAG
- the Nlrp6 gene encoding NACHT, LRR and PYD domains-containing protein 6 isoform X1 codes for MEEAGAFCSSLEPRAAAARELLLAALEDLSQEQLKRFRHKLRDARVDGRSIPWGRLERADAMDLAEQLTHFYGPEPALDVARKTLKRADVRDVAARLKAQRLQRLGPSSSALLSVSEYKKRYREHVLRQHAKVKERNARSVKINKRFTKLLIASETAALEEEALGPAEEPEPERARRSDTHTFNRLFRRDEEGRRPLTVVLQGPAGIGKTMAAKKILYDWAVGKLYQGQVDFAFFMPCRELLERSGTRSLADLILDQCPDRGAPVRQILAQPQRLLFILDGADELPAPVTPEAAPCTDPFEAASGARVLGGLLSKALLPSARLLVTTRAAASGRLRGGLCSPQCAEVRGFSDKDKKKYFYKFFQDEWRAERAYRFVKENETLYGLCFVPFVCWIVCTVLRQQLELGQDLSRTSKTTTSVYLLFIASVLSSAGADGPWVQRELRKLCLLAREGVLQRKAQFTEKDLERLELRGSKVQTLFLSKKELPGVLETEVIYQFIDQSFQEFFAALSYMLEEGAPGAPTGSVQSLLRTDTELSGHLVLTTRFLFGLLSAERMRDIEHYFGCVVSEHVKEDVLRWVQGQGCPKTAPERMEGGKGSEDAEETEEEEAEEPYMPLELLYCLYETQEDAFVRRALHSLPELALERVRLSRMDLEVLSYCVRCCPAGQALRLVSIGLVAAQEKKKKKSLVKRLQGSRASTKQLLGSPLRPLCEAMTGKQCGLSSLTLSHCKLPDTVCQDLSEALRVAPALTELGLLHNRLSEVGLRMLIEGLAWPQCRVQTLRVQLSGLLGALQYLVGMLRQSPALTTLDLSGCQLPDPLVTYMCAVLQHPGCSLQTLSLASVELSEQAKQELQAVKTAKPDLVILHPELDSAPKPPRGFNSVL; via the exons ATGGAGGAGGCAGGGGCCTTCTGCTCCAG CTTGGAGCCCCGTGCTGCAGCTGCCCGTGAGCTACTCCTGGCCGCGCTGGAGGACCTGAGCCAGGAGCAGCTGAAGCGCTTCCGCCACAAGCTGCGGGACGCGCGGGTGGACGGGCGCAGCATCCCTTGGGGGAGGCTGGAGCGCGCCGACGCCATGGACCTAGCGGAGCAGCTGACCCATTTTTATGGGCCAGAGCCAGCGCTGGACGTGGCTCGCAAGACTCTGAAGAGAGCCGACGTGCGTGACGTGGCCGCACGGCTCAAGGCGCAGCGGCTGCAGC GACTCGGTCCCAGCTCTTCAGCGCTGCTCTCTGTGTCCG AGTACAAGAAGAGGTACCGCGAGCACGTGTTGAGGCAACATGCCAAAGTGAAGGAGAGGAATGCCCGCTCGGTGAAAATCAACAAGCGCTTCACGAAGCTGCTCATCGCGTCCGAGACCGCCGCCCTGGAGGAGGAGGCGCTGGGGCCTGCGGAGGAGCCGGAGCCAGAGCGCGCACGGCGCTCAGACACACACACGTTCAACCGACTGTTCCGGCGCGACGAGGAAGGCCGGCGGCCGCTGACCGTAGTACTGCAGGGTCCGGCAGGCATTGGCAAGACCATGGCAGCCAAGAAAATCCTGTATGACTGGGCGGTAGGCAAGTTGTACCAAGGCCAAGTGGACTTTGCCTTCTTCATGCCATGCCGCGAGCTGCTGGAGCGGTCGGGCACACGCAGCTTGGCTGACCTGATCCTAGACCAGTGCCCCGACCGCGGTGCACCCGTGAGACAAATTCTTGCGCAGCCTCAGCGGCTGCTCTTCATCCTTGACGGCGCAGACGAGCTGCCGGCACCGGTGACCCCGGAGGCTGCACCCTGCACAGACCCCTTTGAGGCCGCTAGCGGCGCGCGGGTGCTGGGCGGGCTGCTGAGCAAAGCGCTGCTGCCCTCTGCCCGCCTGCTGGTGACCACGCGCGCTGCCGCCTCTGGGAGGCTGCGGGGCGGTCTGTGTTCACCACAGTGCGCAGAGGTGCGAGGTTTCTCCGACAAGGACAAGAAGAAGTACTTCTACAAGTTCTTCCAGGACGAGTGGAGGGCGGAGCGCGCCTATCGCTTCGTGAAAGAGAATGAGACGCTGTATGGCTTGTGTTTTGTGCCCTTCGTGTGTTGGATCGTGTGCACCGTGCTGCGCCAGCAGCTCGAGCTGGGTCAGGACCTGTCGCGCACCTCCAAGACCACCACTTCTGTGTACCTTCTTTTCATCGCCAGCGTGCTGAGCTCCGCTGGTGCCGACGGTCCTTGGGTGCAGAGAGAGCTGCGCAAGCTGTGCCTTCTGGCCCGTGAGGGCGTCCTCCAGCGTAAAGCGCAGTTTACTGAAAAGGACCTAGAGAGACTGGAGCTTCGGGGTTCCAAAGTGCAGACACTATTTCTCAGCAAGAAGGAGTTGCCAGGCGTGCTGGAGACTGAGGTCATCTACCAATTCATTGACCAGAGTTTCCAGGAGTTCTTTGCCGCACTGTCCTATATGCTTGAGGAGGGAGCTCCCGGTGCACCAACAGGTAGCGTCCAGTCCCTCCTGCGCACAGACACAGAGCTAAGTGGACACCTGGTGCTCACCACCCGCTTCCTCTTTGGGCTGCTGAGCGCAGAGCGGATGCGGGACATCGAGCATTACTTTGGCTGTGTGGTCTCAGAGCATGTGAAGGAGGATGTCCTGAGGTGGGTGCAGGGACAGGGCTGCCCCAAGACTGCACCAGAGAGGATGGAGGGGGGCAAAGGAtcagaggatgcagaggaaacagaggaggaggaggcagaggagccctACATGCCCCTGGAGCTGTTGTACTGCCTGTATGAGACACAGGAGGATGCTTTTGTGCGCCGGGCCCTTCACAGTCTCCCAGAGCTGGCCCTGGAGCGAGTGCGCCTGAGTCGAATGGACCTGGAGGTTCTGAGCTACTGTGTGCGATGCTGCCCAGCTGGACAGGCATTGCGACTGGTCAGCATTGGACTGGTGGCTgcacaagagaagaaaaagaagaaaagcctgGTGAAGCGGCTGCAGGG TTCTCGAGCCTCCACGAAACAACTCCTGGGCTCCCCACTGCGTCCACTTTGTGAGGCCATGACTGGCAAACAGTGTGGCCTAAGCAGCCTGAC GTTGTCCCACTGCAAACTCCCCGATACCGTCTGCCAAGACCTCTCTGAGGCCCTGAGGGTCGCCCCAGCCCTGACAGAGCTGGGCCTCCTGCACAACAGGCTCAGCGAGGTGGGCCTGCGTATGCTGATCGAAGGCCTGGCCTGGCCCCAGTGCCGCGTGCAGACACTCAG GGTGCAGCTCTCTGGCCTCCTGGGAGCACTCCAGTACCTGGTGGGCATGCTCCGTCAGAGCCCTGCCCTGACCACCCTGGATCTCAGTGGCTGCCAGCTGCCTGACCCCTTAGTGACCTACATGTGTGCAGTCCTGCAGCACCCAGGATGCAGCTTGCAGACCCTCAG
- the Nlrp6 gene encoding NACHT, LRR and PYD domains-containing protein 6 isoform X3 → MDLAEQLTHFYGPEPALDVARKTLKRADVRDVAARLKAQRLQRLGPSSSALLSVSEYKKRYREHVLRQHAKVKERNARSVKINKRFTKLLIASETAALEEEALGPAEEPEPERARRSDTHTFNRLFRRDEEGRRPLTVVLQGPAGIGKTMAAKKILYDWAVGKLYQGQVDFAFFMPCRELLERSGTRSLADLILDQCPDRGAPVRQILAQPQRLLFILDGADELPAPVTPEAAPCTDPFEAASGARVLGGLLSKALLPSARLLVTTRAAASGRLRGGLCSPQCAEVRGFSDKDKKKYFYKFFQDEWRAERAYRFVKENETLYGLCFVPFVCWIVCTVLRQQLELGQDLSRTSKTTTSVYLLFIASVLSSAGADGPWVQRELRKLCLLAREGVLQRKAQFTEKDLERLELRGSKVQTLFLSKKELPGVLETEVIYQFIDQSFQEFFAALSYMLEEGAPGAPTGSVQSLLRTDTELSGHLVLTTRFLFGLLSAERMRDIEHYFGCVVSEHVKEDVLRWVQGQGCPKTAPERMEGGKGSEDAEETEEEEAEEPYMPLELLYCLYETQEDAFVRRALHSLPELALERVRLSRMDLEVLSYCVRCCPAGQALRLVSIGLVAAQEKKKKKSLVKRLQGSRASTKQLLGSPLRPLCEAMTGKQCGLSSLTLSHCKLPDTVCQDLSEALRVAPALTELGLLHNRLSEVGLRMLIEGLAWPQCRVQTLRVQLSGLLGALQYLVGMLRQSPALTTLDLSGCQLPDPLVTYMCAVLQHPGCSLQTLSLASVELSEQAKQELQAVKTAKPDLVILHPELDSAPKPPRGFNSVL, encoded by the exons ATGGACCTAGCGGAGCAGCTGACCCATTTTTATGGGCCAGAGCCAGCGCTGGACGTGGCTCGCAAGACTCTGAAGAGAGCCGACGTGCGTGACGTGGCCGCACGGCTCAAGGCGCAGCGGCTGCAGC GACTCGGTCCCAGCTCTTCAGCGCTGCTCTCTGTGTCCG AGTACAAGAAGAGGTACCGCGAGCACGTGTTGAGGCAACATGCCAAAGTGAAGGAGAGGAATGCCCGCTCGGTGAAAATCAACAAGCGCTTCACGAAGCTGCTCATCGCGTCCGAGACCGCCGCCCTGGAGGAGGAGGCGCTGGGGCCTGCGGAGGAGCCGGAGCCAGAGCGCGCACGGCGCTCAGACACACACACGTTCAACCGACTGTTCCGGCGCGACGAGGAAGGCCGGCGGCCGCTGACCGTAGTACTGCAGGGTCCGGCAGGCATTGGCAAGACCATGGCAGCCAAGAAAATCCTGTATGACTGGGCGGTAGGCAAGTTGTACCAAGGCCAAGTGGACTTTGCCTTCTTCATGCCATGCCGCGAGCTGCTGGAGCGGTCGGGCACACGCAGCTTGGCTGACCTGATCCTAGACCAGTGCCCCGACCGCGGTGCACCCGTGAGACAAATTCTTGCGCAGCCTCAGCGGCTGCTCTTCATCCTTGACGGCGCAGACGAGCTGCCGGCACCGGTGACCCCGGAGGCTGCACCCTGCACAGACCCCTTTGAGGCCGCTAGCGGCGCGCGGGTGCTGGGCGGGCTGCTGAGCAAAGCGCTGCTGCCCTCTGCCCGCCTGCTGGTGACCACGCGCGCTGCCGCCTCTGGGAGGCTGCGGGGCGGTCTGTGTTCACCACAGTGCGCAGAGGTGCGAGGTTTCTCCGACAAGGACAAGAAGAAGTACTTCTACAAGTTCTTCCAGGACGAGTGGAGGGCGGAGCGCGCCTATCGCTTCGTGAAAGAGAATGAGACGCTGTATGGCTTGTGTTTTGTGCCCTTCGTGTGTTGGATCGTGTGCACCGTGCTGCGCCAGCAGCTCGAGCTGGGTCAGGACCTGTCGCGCACCTCCAAGACCACCACTTCTGTGTACCTTCTTTTCATCGCCAGCGTGCTGAGCTCCGCTGGTGCCGACGGTCCTTGGGTGCAGAGAGAGCTGCGCAAGCTGTGCCTTCTGGCCCGTGAGGGCGTCCTCCAGCGTAAAGCGCAGTTTACTGAAAAGGACCTAGAGAGACTGGAGCTTCGGGGTTCCAAAGTGCAGACACTATTTCTCAGCAAGAAGGAGTTGCCAGGCGTGCTGGAGACTGAGGTCATCTACCAATTCATTGACCAGAGTTTCCAGGAGTTCTTTGCCGCACTGTCCTATATGCTTGAGGAGGGAGCTCCCGGTGCACCAACAGGTAGCGTCCAGTCCCTCCTGCGCACAGACACAGAGCTAAGTGGACACCTGGTGCTCACCACCCGCTTCCTCTTTGGGCTGCTGAGCGCAGAGCGGATGCGGGACATCGAGCATTACTTTGGCTGTGTGGTCTCAGAGCATGTGAAGGAGGATGTCCTGAGGTGGGTGCAGGGACAGGGCTGCCCCAAGACTGCACCAGAGAGGATGGAGGGGGGCAAAGGAtcagaggatgcagaggaaacagaggaggaggaggcagaggagccctACATGCCCCTGGAGCTGTTGTACTGCCTGTATGAGACACAGGAGGATGCTTTTGTGCGCCGGGCCCTTCACAGTCTCCCAGAGCTGGCCCTGGAGCGAGTGCGCCTGAGTCGAATGGACCTGGAGGTTCTGAGCTACTGTGTGCGATGCTGCCCAGCTGGACAGGCATTGCGACTGGTCAGCATTGGACTGGTGGCTgcacaagagaagaaaaagaagaaaagcctgGTGAAGCGGCTGCAGGG TTCTCGAGCCTCCACGAAACAACTCCTGGGCTCCCCACTGCGTCCACTTTGTGAGGCCATGACTGGCAAACAGTGTGGCCTAAGCAGCCTGAC GTTGTCCCACTGCAAACTCCCCGATACCGTCTGCCAAGACCTCTCTGAGGCCCTGAGGGTCGCCCCAGCCCTGACAGAGCTGGGCCTCCTGCACAACAGGCTCAGCGAGGTGGGCCTGCGTATGCTGATCGAAGGCCTGGCCTGGCCCCAGTGCCGCGTGCAGACACTCAG GGTGCAGCTCTCTGGCCTCCTGGGAGCACTCCAGTACCTGGTGGGCATGCTCCGTCAGAGCCCTGCCCTGACCACCCTGGATCTCAGTGGCTGCCAGCTGCCTGACCCCTTAGTGACCTACATGTGTGCAGTCCTGCAGCACCCAGGATGCAGCTTGCAGACCCTCAG